In the genome of Actinomadura graeca, one region contains:
- a CDS encoding SAM-dependent methyltransferase — protein sequence MEIDSSVPHSARIWNYWLNGKENYPIDRAVGDAFVQIFPGQVDIARHSRAFLGRAVRYLAGEAGVRQFLDIGTGLPTVDNTHEVAQRVAPDARIVYVDNDPLVLTHARALLTSTPEGVTAYLDADIRDPDAIIARAGSTLDLSRPVALLLLGILGHLSDDEDPEGVLARLVAALSPGSFVVINDGTDVFGARGDESESGDDGGNDGGGVDETARARAIARYVEAGGTAYHLRPPERITAYFDGMELVEPGVVPVSRWRAEPSPFGEPPRVDAFCGVARLP from the coding sequence ATGGAGATCGACTCGTCCGTTCCGCATTCCGCGCGGATCTGGAATTACTGGCTGAACGGTAAGGAGAACTATCCGATCGACCGCGCGGTCGGCGACGCGTTCGTCCAGATCTTCCCGGGTCAGGTCGATATCGCCCGGCACTCGCGGGCCTTCCTCGGACGGGCCGTCCGGTACCTCGCGGGCGAGGCGGGGGTGCGCCAGTTCCTCGACATCGGCACCGGGCTGCCGACCGTCGACAACACCCACGAGGTCGCCCAGCGTGTCGCGCCGGACGCGCGGATCGTGTACGTCGACAACGACCCGCTGGTGCTCACGCACGCCCGCGCCCTGCTGACCTCGACCCCGGAGGGCGTCACGGCCTACCTCGACGCCGACATCCGCGACCCGGACGCGATCATCGCCAGGGCCGGGAGCACGCTCGACCTCTCCCGTCCGGTGGCGCTGCTGCTGCTCGGCATCCTCGGCCACCTCTCCGACGACGAGGACCCCGAGGGCGTCCTCGCGAGGCTGGTGGCGGCGCTCTCGCCGGGCAGCTTCGTGGTCATCAACGACGGCACCGACGTCTTCGGCGCGCGGGGCGACGAATCCGAAAGCGGCGACGACGGGGGGAACGACGGCGGCGGTGTGGACGAGACGGCCCGCGCCCGCGCCATCGCCCGCTACGTGGAGGCCGGCGGGACCGCCTACCACCTGCGCCCGCCCGAGCGGATCACCGCGTACTTCGACGGGATGGAGCTGGTCGAGCCGGGCGTCGTCCCGGTGTCGCGCTGGCGCGCGGAGCCCTCGCCGTTCGGGGAGCCGCCGCGGGTGGACGCCTTCTGCGGGGTCGCGCGGCTCCCCTGA
- a CDS encoding cupin domain-containing protein — MSYPEPRYLGDGGESSAVLRPAGTPPDLDIGASDAGRVHSGTRVTYLGTGGTTNGAFGLYRWEMGAEPSGPMPHFHRTITESFYILSGTVRLHDGTGWKDTVPGDFLFVPEGGVHGFRNESGEPASMLLLFTPGAPREGYFEELAEIAASGRTPSEEEWADIYGRHDQYMV, encoded by the coding sequence ATGTCGTATCCGGAACCGCGCTACCTCGGCGACGGCGGGGAGAGCAGCGCCGTGCTCCGGCCCGCCGGCACCCCGCCCGACCTGGACATCGGGGCGAGCGACGCCGGCCGCGTCCACAGCGGCACGCGCGTCACCTACCTGGGGACGGGCGGCACCACGAACGGGGCGTTCGGGCTGTACCGGTGGGAGATGGGCGCGGAGCCGTCGGGGCCGATGCCGCACTTCCACCGGACGATCACCGAGTCGTTCTACATCCTGTCCGGCACGGTCAGGCTCCACGACGGGACGGGCTGGAAGGACACCGTGCCGGGCGACTTCCTGTTCGTCCCGGAGGGCGGCGTGCACGGGTTCCGCAACGAGTCCGGCGAGCCCGCCTCGATGCTGCTGCTCTTCACGCCCGGCGCGCCGCGCGAGGGGTACTTCGAGGAGCTGGCGGAGATCGCCGCGTCCGGGCGCACGCCGAGCGAGGAGGAGTGGGCCGACATCTACGGCCGGCACGACCAGTACATGGTCTGA
- a CDS encoding LytR/AlgR family response regulator transcription factor — protein MHATVVAGACGLAAMIIGMRSAARHRPPAPPPGGRAAPRPAVRFAPVPAHQRREPAWTAGSDANRDAALLAVRGVARAADALRGGPAAGGPEAAARHLRLALGCAAVALTDGARPLAWDGAGAHHAADAVEHIRTGEVRCEDPRCPVRQVVAVPLGDGTLAAYGPPVTRDVLGDVARLLAPERRPRPPVSEQRTRPPGRPPERTPIRPPGRPAAGAEVIPAAVGGVIRFVRRSDVRYAEAHGDYARLYTQAGSHLVRVSLAALEEAWGDAGFVRIHRSHLVALAHVDEMVLDHGRCTLRVGGARLTVSRRNTGALRDRLVRNVRPGPL, from the coding sequence ATGCACGCCACAGTGGTCGCCGGCGCGTGCGGCCTCGCCGCGATGATCATCGGCATGCGGTCCGCCGCCCGCCACCGCCCTCCCGCCCCGCCTCCGGGCGGGAGGGCCGCGCCCCGCCCAGCGGTCAGGTTCGCGCCCGTGCCGGCGCACCAGCGCCGCGAGCCCGCCTGGACCGCGGGGTCCGACGCGAACCGGGACGCGGCGCTGCTCGCCGTCCGCGGTGTCGCACGGGCGGCGGACGCGCTGCGCGGCGGGCCGGCGGCCGGAGGACCCGAGGCGGCCGCGCGGCATCTGCGGCTGGCCCTCGGCTGCGCCGCTGTGGCGCTGACGGACGGTGCGCGCCCGCTGGCCTGGGACGGGGCGGGCGCGCATCACGCCGCCGACGCCGTCGAGCACATCCGCACCGGTGAGGTGCGCTGCGAGGACCCCCGCTGCCCGGTGCGCCAGGTGGTGGCCGTGCCGCTAGGCGACGGGACCCTCGCGGCGTACGGACCGCCGGTGACCCGCGATGTGCTCGGCGACGTCGCGCGGCTCCTCGCACCGGAGCGGCGGCCCCGGCCGCCGGTGTCCGAGCAGCGGACCCGGCCGCCCGGACGGCCGCCGGAGCGCACGCCGATCCGCCCGCCGGGACGGCCGGCGGCGGGCGCCGAGGTGATCCCGGCAGCGGTGGGCGGCGTCATCCGCTTCGTCCGGCGTTCGGACGTGCGGTACGCCGAGGCGCACGGCGATTACGCGCGGCTCTACACGCAGGCGGGCAGCCACCTCGTGCGGGTCTCGCTCGCGGCGCTGGAGGAGGCGTGGGGCGACGCCGGCTTCGTGCGCATCCACCGGTCGCATCTGGTCGCCCTCGCCCATGTCGACGAGATGGTCCTGGACCACGGACGGTGCACGCTGCGCGTCGGAGGCGCGCGGCTGACCGTCAGCCGGCGCAACACGGGCGCGCTCCGCGACCGGCTGGTCCGCAACGTCCGGCCGGGCCCGCTCTGA
- a CDS encoding TetR/AcrR family transcriptional regulator has translation MSRDTDPIADSVWVRPPRSRRGRPQLSREEIVSAAVELLDAEGLDGLSMRRLGATISAGATSLYFYVANKDELLELAVDQIMGELEFPAASEAGWREAAAGFARAMRAMMLRHPWTLGLLGVQPNIGPNAMRASDRAIGVLSAAGFTGQEIAWASSLLMSHAIGTATSEAAMRRMTARTGRPADDMIEQMRDYVARIGADYPDFAAWWRDNGDVSMGKNLDAGFEFGLERVLDGLESWLGRSAASG, from the coding sequence ATGTCCCGCGACACCGACCCCATCGCCGACTCGGTCTGGGTGCGTCCGCCCCGGTCACGGCGGGGAAGGCCGCAGCTCAGCCGCGAGGAGATCGTGTCGGCGGCCGTCGAGCTGCTCGACGCCGAGGGCCTGGACGGGCTCAGCATGCGCCGCCTCGGCGCGACGATCAGCGCGGGCGCGACGTCCCTGTACTTCTACGTCGCCAACAAGGACGAGCTGCTGGAGCTCGCCGTCGACCAGATCATGGGCGAACTGGAGTTCCCCGCCGCCTCCGAGGCGGGGTGGCGGGAGGCGGCGGCCGGGTTCGCGCGCGCGATGCGGGCGATGATGCTGCGGCACCCGTGGACGCTCGGGCTCCTCGGCGTCCAGCCCAACATCGGGCCCAACGCGATGCGCGCGAGCGACCGCGCCATCGGGGTGCTGTCCGCGGCCGGGTTCACCGGCCAGGAGATCGCGTGGGCCAGCTCGCTGCTGATGTCGCACGCCATCGGCACCGCCACGTCCGAGGCGGCCATGCGGAGGATGACCGCCCGGACGGGCAGGCCGGCGGACGACATGATCGAGCAGATGCGGGACTACGTGGCGCGCATCGGCGCCGACTATCCCGACTTCGCCGCGTGGTGGCGGGACAACGGCGACGTCAGCATGGGGAAGAACCTGGACGCCGGCTTCGAGTTCGGCCTGGAGCGCGTGCTCGACGGCCTGGAGTCCTGGCTCGGACGCTCCGCCGCCTCTGGGTGA
- a CDS encoding glycosyl hydrolase family 28-related protein has translation METAVVAVEVRAGDVLCSALDPQEPATLTKAVPAALTAGTMVTGVAATAAAAGGTVRYFAQTEVVPAQTAGLGAGLPAAVVADGQGRCAREFPVSRGAFIVGECDAQGNVTVAPKHDFANVLDFGAKGDDQSDDWDAITRAMRSLHPLQPGVVYFPAGYYRIRRPLVIDRERGKIELLGASEHTTTIRFFAGHGPALCISPGSLGHLPTSDALLTGPGKAGLLSKDNRSTINLRDSPAFDDLDGAASFSVSCTVRPEALPGGGGEPVISSSGRRLNSEAATCAFGMFLGDSGTGQITVTATARLNGEDYGITHPRGFPVGQTFHLSLVWDGTHLDLYAGPPGTVLQPAEPPAAHRPPPGAKLTMPVEEGIYLGARSQQRWPEYADFTRPFSGRIDSIRISDFVIDRDATSRELTAPTAKFPADFRTNVRPNPADPDKPLYTRMLINFDRDVDAFTVGSTWYRPGGPSADPTPVYLMYQWAGAPVAGSFTTVRRLEFQCPFGAGIHGQLSNGSVFGHLRVTAARDGMRLRNNSYLSEIEHLYVSATRLGLALGGSGLARVGRLQIIGTQYDFVATDAVGVTARDWYIGGHRSIMPIMLTSAAPYGSFHGVGVSISSEGTQGHPQTWRCAVATSDLHHFTLENSVLETGFLDRLDCPPVIIDNSVLLVGQEPPKPPLELPTASTFMNCEFVPSVSTRANIVFSGRRGPAPVRIIGCTTGFDTPWTPPQDAHRVSHLGGCVSTTDGGQTQWLGGRDWVFAFDTATGRIGARERETQGSGTTSSGITLAAVPVAAGISRYRAEVMAADTTGRAATWVIEQGLSNIGGTVTPWSSEPRVVDAFGSDDGSVPDGWDPPEIIRSGTDAAVKCTPPRGLTLAYTVKLRATEGLSPS, from the coding sequence ATGGAGACGGCGGTCGTCGCGGTCGAGGTCCGCGCAGGTGACGTGCTCTGCTCCGCATTGGATCCGCAGGAACCGGCGACGCTGACCAAGGCGGTGCCCGCAGCGCTCACCGCGGGCACGATGGTCACCGGTGTCGCGGCCACCGCCGCGGCGGCGGGCGGGACGGTGCGCTATTTCGCGCAGACGGAGGTCGTGCCCGCTCAGACCGCCGGACTCGGTGCCGGGCTGCCGGCCGCCGTGGTGGCCGACGGGCAGGGCCGGTGCGCGCGCGAGTTCCCGGTGTCGCGAGGCGCGTTCATCGTCGGCGAGTGCGACGCACAGGGGAACGTGACCGTCGCGCCGAAACACGACTTCGCGAACGTCCTCGACTTCGGCGCCAAGGGCGACGACCAGAGCGACGACTGGGACGCCATCACGCGTGCCATGCGCTCCCTTCACCCGCTGCAGCCCGGGGTCGTCTACTTCCCGGCGGGTTACTACCGGATACGCCGCCCGCTGGTCATCGACCGCGAGAGGGGCAAGATCGAGCTGCTCGGCGCGAGCGAGCACACCACCACCATCAGGTTCTTCGCCGGGCACGGCCCCGCGCTGTGCATCTCGCCGGGGTCGCTGGGGCACCTGCCCACGTCCGACGCCCTGCTCACCGGACCGGGCAAGGCCGGTCTCCTCAGCAAGGACAACAGGAGCACCATCAACCTGCGGGACAGCCCGGCGTTCGACGACCTGGACGGCGCGGCGTCCTTCTCGGTCTCGTGCACGGTGCGCCCCGAGGCGCTCCCCGGCGGCGGCGGTGAGCCGGTCATCTCCAGTTCGGGACGGCGGCTGAACAGCGAGGCGGCCACCTGCGCGTTCGGCATGTTCCTCGGCGATTCGGGGACGGGGCAGATCACCGTCACCGCCACCGCCCGGCTCAACGGCGAGGACTACGGCATCACCCATCCCCGCGGGTTCCCCGTCGGGCAGACGTTCCACCTCTCCCTCGTCTGGGACGGCACCCACCTCGACCTCTACGCCGGGCCGCCCGGCACAGTCCTGCAACCCGCCGAGCCACCGGCGGCGCATCGTCCTCCACCCGGCGCGAAGCTGACCATGCCCGTCGAAGAAGGCATCTACCTCGGCGCCAGAAGCCAGCAGCGCTGGCCGGAGTACGCGGACTTCACACGCCCGTTCAGCGGCCGCATCGACTCCATCCGGATCAGCGACTTCGTGATCGACCGGGACGCCACGTCGCGCGAGCTCACCGCGCCCACGGCGAAGTTCCCCGCCGACTTCCGCACCAACGTCCGGCCGAATCCCGCCGACCCGGACAAGCCCCTGTACACCAGGATGCTGATCAACTTCGACCGCGACGTCGACGCGTTCACCGTCGGCTCGACCTGGTACCGGCCGGGCGGCCCGTCCGCGGACCCCACACCGGTCTATCTGATGTACCAGTGGGCCGGGGCGCCCGTCGCCGGGTCGTTCACGACGGTCCGGCGCCTGGAGTTCCAGTGCCCCTTCGGCGCGGGGATCCACGGGCAGCTCTCGAACGGCTCGGTGTTCGGCCATCTCCGCGTCACCGCCGCACGCGACGGGATGAGGCTGCGGAACAACTCCTACCTCTCCGAGATCGAGCACCTCTACGTCAGCGCGACCCGGCTCGGCCTCGCGCTGGGCGGCAGCGGGCTCGCCAGGGTCGGCCGGTTGCAGATCATCGGCACCCAGTACGACTTCGTGGCGACCGACGCCGTCGGCGTCACCGCCCGCGACTGGTACATCGGCGGCCACCGCTCGATCATGCCGATCATGCTGACCTCGGCGGCGCCGTACGGCTCGTTCCACGGCGTCGGGGTGAGCATCAGCTCCGAGGGGACCCAGGGCCACCCGCAGACCTGGCGGTGCGCGGTGGCGACGTCCGATCTGCACCACTTCACCCTGGAGAACTCGGTGCTGGAGACCGGCTTCCTCGACCGGCTCGACTGCCCGCCGGTGATCATCGACAACTCGGTGCTCCTCGTCGGCCAGGAGCCGCCCAAGCCGCCCTTGGAGCTTCCCACCGCGTCGACGTTCATGAACTGCGAGTTCGTCCCGAGCGTGAGCACGCGCGCGAACATCGTCTTCAGCGGACGCCGGGGCCCGGCACCGGTCCGCATCATCGGCTGCACCACCGGTTTCGACACACCGTGGACGCCGCCCCAGGACGCGCACAGGGTGTCCCACCTCGGCGGCTGCGTGTCCACCACCGACGGCGGCCAGACCCAGTGGCTGGGCGGCCGCGACTGGGTGTTCGCCTTCGACACCGCGACCGGACGCATCGGTGCCCGCGAACGCGAGACCCAGGGCAGCGGCACGACGTCCAGCGGGATCACGCTGGCCGCCGTCCCCGTGGCTGCGGGCATAAGCCGCTACCGCGCCGAGGTCATGGCGGCCGACACGACGGGCCGCGCCGCGACCTGGGTCATCGAACAGGGCCTGAGCAACATCGGCGGAACGGTCACCCCGTGGTCGTCCGAACCGCGGGTGGTCGACGCGTTCGGCTCCGACGACGGTTCGGTGCCGGACGGGTGGGATCCTCCGGAGATCATCCGATCGGGCACGGACGCCGCCGTGAAATGCACACCGCCCCGCGGCCTGACCCTGGCCTACACGGTCAAGCTCCGGGCAACGGAAGGACTGAGCCCGTCTTGA
- a CDS encoding helix-turn-helix domain-containing protein has product MPVDYRAPNINARRLGLHFRQIREAFELSYDAAAARLGRDADWLIRLETGFERVTPEQAREVLDGYGVPPHAMRTVVIDLASRPSGPPWLAPHAARLKALVRDLYTLESEATVVHTYGIPVMPELVRSERYARLGFEHSIPEVDADEEWELLDHRQRHRPGGRPRTLDVIFCEAALRNGPPDVLHGQCAHLLEMSEDEHASVRVIPFDAGAHAGLQGSFDVLEFPIIKDKISFVHTALGIDLAGRDLSRTWSLIEDVALSPADTRDMIRTAMNGYL; this is encoded by the coding sequence ATGCCGGTCGACTATCGCGCACCGAACATCAACGCCAGGAGGCTGGGTCTGCACTTCCGGCAGATCCGCGAGGCGTTCGAACTGTCCTACGACGCCGCGGCGGCACGGCTCGGCCGTGACGCGGACTGGCTCATCCGGCTGGAGACCGGATTCGAGCGGGTCACCCCTGAGCAGGCCCGCGAGGTGCTGGACGGCTACGGGGTCCCGCCGCACGCCATGCGGACCGTGGTGATCGACCTGGCGTCCCGCCCGTCCGGTCCGCCGTGGCTCGCCCCGCACGCGGCACGGCTGAAGGCGCTGGTCCGCGACCTGTACACGCTGGAGTCCGAGGCGACGGTCGTGCACACCTACGGCATCCCGGTGATGCCCGAGCTGGTCCGGTCCGAGCGGTACGCCCGGCTCGGCTTCGAGCACAGCATCCCCGAGGTCGACGCGGACGAGGAATGGGAGCTGCTCGACCACCGGCAGCGGCACCGGCCCGGCGGCCGCCCCCGCACCCTCGACGTCATCTTCTGCGAGGCCGCACTGCGCAACGGGCCGCCGGACGTCCTGCACGGGCAGTGCGCCCATCTGCTGGAGATGTCCGAGGACGAGCACGCGAGCGTCCGCGTCATCCCCTTCGACGCCGGTGCCCACGCCGGTCTCCAGGGCTCCTTCGACGTGCTGGAGTTCCCCATCATCAAGGACAAGATCTCCTTCGTCCACACCGCCCTCGGCATCGACCTGGCGGGCCGCGACCTGTCCCGCACCTGGTCCCTCATCGAGGACGTGGCGCTCTCCCCCGCCGACACCCGCGACATGATCCGCACAGCCATGAACGGCTACCTCTGA
- a CDS encoding carboxylesterase/lipase family protein, whose protein sequence is MKPKRWRLVLAAVASAGAATVAFAVSAPADGTELRAPACADGTVVQTDRGPVCGLTADGLSSWLGVPYAAPPVGALRWEPPAPAPQWTETRQATERGSQCPQPQGLGPGSVNEDCLKLNIVRPQKVDAPLPVMVELHGGGFRLGGPSDGTHLVKNGGVLHVGVGYRLGLFGFLAHSGFGKNAGNYAIQDQQAALRWIQANIAKFGGDPKNVTIYGASAGGSSVCAHTASPTSKGLFHKGIAQSGEYNSLRGVDTMWQPQDCKAKLPTEAEAQAAGERFAKALGCADAACLRALPVQKLLDQGGNGIGPDRGTQGPVVDGRTLPLAPGEAFAKGQVNNVSIMHGVDRDEVQLRLANTPAEYQALVREQYGNVADEVLKLYPLERFPDPAPFIATRTIVADSNSVCPALLNDKRLARHIPVFAYQNDNPDPPPMFFVDATKPNGSYHINEAMFLSPFPNGPALTANQKAFGVQVTAQWTGFARTGNPTVDGTPLWSRFTDTDNAVMSLVPAGDSQLTREIAEQHHCGFWDRYTPFKR, encoded by the coding sequence ATGAAGCCGAAAAGGTGGCGGCTGGTACTGGCCGCCGTCGCGTCGGCCGGAGCGGCCACGGTGGCGTTCGCGGTGTCGGCGCCCGCGGACGGGACGGAGCTTCGGGCGCCCGCCTGCGCGGACGGCACGGTCGTGCAGACCGATCGCGGGCCGGTGTGCGGCCTGACCGCGGACGGCCTCAGCTCATGGCTCGGCGTGCCGTACGCGGCGCCGCCCGTGGGCGCGCTCCGGTGGGAGCCGCCCGCGCCGGCCCCGCAGTGGACGGAGACGCGCCAGGCGACGGAGCGGGGCAGCCAGTGCCCGCAGCCGCAGGGCCTCGGGCCGGGGTCGGTCAACGAGGACTGCCTGAAGCTGAACATCGTCCGGCCGCAGAAGGTCGACGCGCCGCTGCCGGTGATGGTCGAGCTGCACGGCGGCGGGTTCCGCCTCGGCGGGCCGTCCGACGGGACGCATCTCGTCAAGAACGGCGGCGTCCTGCACGTCGGGGTCGGCTACCGGCTCGGGCTCTTCGGATTCCTGGCGCATTCGGGATTCGGGAAGAACGCGGGCAACTACGCGATCCAGGACCAGCAGGCCGCGCTCAGGTGGATTCAGGCCAATATCGCGAAGTTCGGCGGCGACCCGAAGAACGTGACCATTTACGGTGCGTCCGCCGGTGGGTCGAGCGTCTGCGCCCACACCGCTTCGCCGACGTCCAAGGGACTATTCCACAAGGGCATCGCGCAGAGCGGTGAGTACAACTCGCTGCGCGGCGTCGACACCATGTGGCAGCCACAGGACTGCAAGGCGAAACTGCCCACCGAAGCGGAGGCCCAGGCCGCCGGCGAGCGTTTCGCCAAAGCGCTCGGATGCGCGGACGCGGCATGTCTGCGCGCACTTCCCGTGCAGAAGCTGCTCGACCAGGGCGGCAATGGGATCGGCCCCGACCGCGGCACGCAAGGGCCCGTGGTGGACGGCAGGACCCTTCCCCTCGCGCCCGGTGAGGCATTCGCCAAGGGCCAGGTCAACAACGTCTCCATCATGCACGGGGTCGACCGCGACGAGGTGCAGCTGAGATTGGCGAACACGCCGGCGGAGTACCAGGCGCTGGTCCGTGAGCAGTACGGGAACGTCGCCGACGAGGTGCTCAAGCTGTACCCCCTTGAGCGGTTCCCCGACCCGGCGCCGTTCATCGCCACCCGGACGATCGTCGCCGATTCCAACTCCGTGTGCCCCGCGCTGCTCAACGACAAGCGCCTGGCGCGTCATATTCCGGTGTTCGCCTACCAGAACGACAACCCGGACCCGCCGCCGATGTTCTTCGTCGACGCGACGAAGCCGAACGGCTCGTATCACATCAACGAGGCCATGTTCCTGTCGCCCTTCCCGAACGGCCCTGCGCTCACCGCCAACCAGAAGGCGTTCGGCGTTCAGGTGACGGCGCAATGGACCGGTTTCGCGCGAACCGGAAATCCGACGGTGGACGGAACGCCGCTCTGGTCGCGGTTCACCGACACCGACAACGCGGTGATGTCGCTCGTTCCCGCAGGTGACAGCCAGCTTACGCGGGAGATCGCCGAGCAGCACCACTGCGGATTCTGGGACCGCTACACCCCCTTCAAGCGCTGA
- a CDS encoding PQQ-binding-like beta-propeller repeat protein translates to MQPMGRGRLLKAAAALAVACTAVASSVTGASGEPASGDWPTWTKDPRGSRYNPQERTITPENVGGLKVKWAFGFPRQSGPPHSQPAVIGDTIYFGGPNGLFYARDAKTGAEKWQFDLSTVGTGFAQVRDGASVADGRVYFGDTRGYLFSLEQATGKLAWSQRIDDHVSAGVTSSPHVFGGRVYVGVSSGENLMGKDHACCTFRGHLDALDAKTGKLEWRYYTVPEPKQDGTWPNGVPRYVPSGAGVWSSPVIDPDTKTVYVGTGQNYSGSGGDFDSVLALDAETGKARWTRKMTDVDTWRRECSSPTPEDQKYCPNLPDGTALDFDLGATGNLFTADGKRLIGIGQKAGVYHVLEADTGKIVWQRQLSTPRPGGGLSGIQWGSSFDGQRLYIATYQGNPGTLYALDPANGHVIWTTPNPADGCTTGGAAQYPNVCKLGHPTAVTTTPGLVWVGSMDGKVRAYSATDGKVLWAHDTIADVQTVNAGVARGGSISGGGGVVVSGGMAYVLTGDMFTPYPNDKGYALLALGQ, encoded by the coding sequence ATGCAACCGATGGGACGCGGCCGCCTGCTCAAGGCGGCCGCCGCACTCGCCGTGGCGTGTACCGCCGTGGCGTCGAGCGTGACCGGCGCGTCGGGTGAACCGGCGTCCGGGGACTGGCCGACCTGGACGAAGGACCCGCGGGGCTCCCGATACAACCCGCAGGAACGCACGATCACGCCCGAGAACGTCGGCGGGCTGAAGGTGAAGTGGGCGTTCGGTTTCCCCCGGCAGTCCGGGCCGCCGCACAGCCAGCCCGCCGTGATCGGCGACACCATCTACTTCGGCGGGCCGAACGGGCTGTTCTACGCCCGCGACGCCAAGACCGGCGCGGAGAAGTGGCAGTTCGACCTGTCCACCGTCGGCACCGGGTTCGCGCAGGTGCGCGACGGCGCCTCGGTGGCGGACGGACGGGTGTACTTCGGCGACACCCGCGGCTACCTCTTCTCGCTGGAGCAGGCCACCGGCAAGCTCGCCTGGTCGCAGCGGATCGACGACCACGTCAGCGCCGGTGTGACCAGCTCCCCGCACGTGTTCGGCGGCCGGGTGTACGTCGGCGTGTCGAGCGGCGAGAACCTGATGGGCAAGGACCACGCCTGCTGCACGTTCCGCGGCCACCTCGACGCGCTGGACGCCAAGACCGGCAAGCTCGAATGGCGTTACTACACCGTCCCCGAGCCGAAGCAGGACGGGACGTGGCCTAACGGCGTGCCCCGCTACGTGCCGTCCGGCGCCGGGGTGTGGAGCTCGCCCGTCATCGACCCGGACACCAAGACGGTGTACGTCGGTACCGGGCAGAACTACAGCGGCAGCGGCGGTGACTTCGACTCCGTCCTCGCGCTGGATGCCGAGACCGGCAAGGCCCGGTGGACGCGCAAGATGACCGACGTCGACACCTGGCGCCGGGAATGCAGCAGCCCCACCCCCGAGGACCAGAAGTACTGCCCGAACCTGCCCGACGGCACGGCCCTGGACTTCGACCTCGGCGCCACCGGGAACCTCTTCACCGCGGACGGCAAGCGGCTGATCGGCATCGGCCAGAAGGCCGGCGTCTACCACGTCCTGGAGGCCGACACCGGCAAGATCGTGTGGCAGCGGCAGCTGTCCACGCCGCGGCCGGGCGGCGGGCTCAGCGGCATCCAGTGGGGGAGCAGCTTCGACGGCCAGCGCCTCTACATCGCGACGTACCAGGGCAACCCCGGCACCCTGTACGCCCTCGACCCGGCCAACGGCCACGTCATCTGGACGACCCCCAACCCGGCGGACGGCTGCACCACCGGCGGCGCGGCCCAGTACCCGAACGTGTGCAAGCTCGGGCACCCGACCGCGGTGACCACCACGCCCGGCCTGGTGTGGGTCGGCAGCATGGACGGCAAGGTGCGCGCCTACTCCGCCACCGACGGCAAGGTCCTGTGGGCCCACGACACGATCGCGGACGTGCAGACCGTCAACGCCGGCGTCGCCCGCGGAGGATCCATCTCCGGCGGCGGCGGTGTGGTCGTCTCCGGCGGCATGGCGTACGTGTTGACGGGCGACATGTTCACCCCCTACCCGAACGACAAGGGCTACGCGCTCCTGGCCCTCGGCCAGTAA
- a CDS encoding VOC family protein, producing the protein MPTVTGYLAGDPCWADLATPDLGASMAFYCELFGWSSYTLTVGTLGDYEMFTLGGTQGPAVAGMQVLDDDTQPPSWTCYVHADDTDLTHRAVLDAGGGTLIEPTSVANLGRMAVCADTQGADFGIWEGWDLPGADVTDEPSAMCWFELCCVDTGEAKRFYDEVFAWKGVDRVYDRWSASEQGYHPAVYTDWMHGDRPVGGMFFMDELWPERRPAYWIPYFWVADCDASAAAALDLGGEIAIPPNDAVHGRFSILTDPTGARVGIFTPSAAVLEDVRTRPRHMEP; encoded by the coding sequence ATGCCCACGGTGACCGGGTATCTCGCGGGTGACCCGTGCTGGGCGGATCTGGCCACCCCGGACCTCGGCGCGTCCATGGCCTTCTACTGCGAGCTGTTCGGCTGGAGCTCCTACACCCTGACCGTCGGGACGCTCGGCGACTACGAGATGTTCACCCTGGGCGGGACGCAGGGGCCCGCGGTGGCGGGCATGCAGGTCCTGGACGACGACACCCAGCCGCCCTCGTGGACGTGCTACGTCCACGCGGACGACACCGACCTCACCCACCGGGCCGTGTTGGACGCGGGCGGGGGCACGCTCATCGAGCCCACGTCCGTCGCCAACCTCGGGCGCATGGCGGTGTGCGCGGACACGCAGGGCGCGGACTTCGGGATCTGGGAGGGATGGGACCTGCCGGGCGCCGATGTGACCGACGAGCCCTCGGCGATGTGCTGGTTCGAGCTGTGCTGCGTGGACACCGGGGAGGCCAAGCGCTTCTACGACGAGGTCTTCGCCTGGAAGGGCGTCGACCGCGTCTACGACCGCTGGAGCGCGTCCGAGCAGGGCTACCACCCGGCCGTCTACACCGACTGGATGCACGGCGACCGTCCGGTGGGGGGCATGTTCTTCATGGACGAGCTGTGGCCCGAGCGCAGGCCCGCGTACTGGATCCCCTACTTCTGGGTCGCCGACTGCGACGCCTCCGCCGCCGCGGCCCTCGACCTCGGCGGCGAGATCGCGATCCCCCCGAACGACGCCGTGCACGGCCGGTTCAGCATCCTGACCGACCCCACCGGCGCCCGCGTCGGCATCTTCACCCCGAGCGCGGCCGTCCTGGAAGACGTCCGGACACGCCCGCGCCACATGGAGCCCTAG